A genome region from candidate division KSB1 bacterium includes the following:
- a CDS encoding FtsX-like permease family protein, with protein sequence MIGVSERKGKMFGESQDQVAIIPMGVFQSVFGARWRSVSIEVQVDSPELIEDAEIELTGLMRRIRGLPPSEKNDFNINQQSTLVDTYNNITKSLWAVAIGVGTISLLVGGIGIMNILLVSVTERTREIGVRKALGARRSHIMVQFLIESVMICALGVLIGIGLALGLARLIESSTPLPAEVTGWVMILGLVFVFTIGIFFGLYPAE encoded by the coding sequence GTGATTGGCGTTTCAGAACGCAAGGGTAAAATGTTCGGGGAAAGCCAGGATCAGGTGGCCATTATTCCCATGGGTGTGTTTCAATCGGTATTTGGCGCCCGCTGGCGGTCTGTTTCTATCGAAGTACAGGTAGATTCTCCTGAACTGATAGAGGATGCGGAAATTGAACTCACCGGATTGATGCGGCGTATACGCGGTTTGCCGCCGTCAGAAAAAAATGATTTTAATATCAATCAGCAGAGCACTCTGGTGGATACCTATAATAATATCACAAAGAGTTTGTGGGCTGTTGCAATTGGAGTGGGCACCATTTCGTTGTTGGTGGGGGGGATCGGTATTATGAATATCTTGCTGGTATCGGTCACCGAACGCACACGGGAAATCGGGGTGCGTAAAGCGCTCGGCGCACGTCGTTCACATATTATGGTGCAGTTCCTTATCGAATCTGTCATGATCTGCGCGCTCGGGGTGCTGATCGGAATTGGGCTGGCGCTTGGCCTTGCCAGGCTGATCGAGTCTTCAACACCGCTGCCGGCCGAGGTAACCGGCTGGGTGATGATCCTTGGATTGGTGTTTGTTTTTACCATTGGTAT
- a CDS encoding ABC transporter permease, which produces MNFLIYVGEGLKIAFQALRSYKMRSTLTTLGVVIGVTTVITIVTLVQGLNTAFKSELSSIGTNTLYINKYPWVIMSQEEWIRVRNRPNITMQEAEKIKDWSQYAAAVAPTLDTRRNAKYRERSIKDVSIIGTTADYLLTSNTFPEKGRFLSSVDVDHRRAVCVLGQDVVDELFPYTDPLGKRVNLGDVISP; this is translated from the coding sequence ATGAATTTTTTAATCTATGTCGGTGAAGGTCTAAAGATCGCGTTCCAAGCCCTGCGGTCTTATAAAATGCGTTCCACTCTCACGACTCTGGGTGTGGTAATTGGTGTGACCACGGTTATTACGATTGTCACTCTGGTGCAGGGACTGAACACTGCCTTTAAAAGCGAATTGTCTTCCATTGGAACCAATACGCTTTATATCAATAAATATCCCTGGGTCATTATGAGTCAGGAAGAATGGATCAGGGTGCGCAACCGCCCGAATATCACCATGCAAGAAGCGGAAAAAATCAAAGATTGGTCGCAATATGCCGCTGCTGTGGCGCCGACTCTGGATACGCGCAGAAATGCCAAATACAGAGAACGCAGCATCAAGGATGTTTCGATTATCGGCACCACCGCGGATTATCTGCTGACTTCGAATACGTTTCCGGAAAAAGGCCGCTTTTTGTCTTCCGTTGATGTGGATCATCGTCGGGCGGTCTGTGTACTGGGTCAGGATGTGGTGGATGAACTGTTTCCTTATACCGACCCCCTCGGCAAACGGGTGAATCTGGGGGACGTAATTTCACCGTGA
- a CDS encoding ABC transporter ATP-binding protein: MLIEFKDIKKIYEIGTVTVPALQGISLNINRNEYVAIMGPSGSGKSTLMNIVGCLDTPSSGLYNLNNSNVSNMTDNELAEIRNREIGFVFQTFNLLPRANALHNVEMPLIYNGTPAVKRRELAKQALQRVGLADRMDHKPNELSGGQRQRVAIARALVNNPSIILADEPTGNLDSKTGEEIMEIFADLHKAGNTIILVTHEEELAEHANRVLRLKDGFIDHDGVNQKKQGKVNAGANT, translated from the coding sequence ATGTTGATCGAATTTAAGGATATTAAAAAAATATACGAAATCGGAACAGTCACCGTTCCGGCTCTCCAGGGAATCAGTTTGAATATCAACCGTAACGAGTATGTGGCTATCATGGGGCCCTCGGGGTCCGGCAAGTCGACGTTGATGAATATTGTGGGATGTCTGGATACCCCGTCGTCCGGGCTGTACAATTTGAACAATTCCAATGTGAGCAATATGACGGATAATGAACTTGCTGAAATCAGAAACCGGGAAATTGGATTTGTATTTCAAACCTTTAATTTACTTCCGCGTGCCAATGCCCTGCATAATGTAGAGATGCCTTTAATTTACAACGGCACGCCTGCCGTCAAACGCCGTGAACTGGCGAAACAAGCTCTGCAGCGGGTCGGTCTGGCGGATCGTATGGATCATAAACCCAATGAACTGTCCGGCGGCCAACGTCAACGCGTTGCCATTGCCCGGGCGCTGGTCAATAACCCTTCGATCATTTTGGCCGATGAGCCCACAGGAAACCTGGACAGTAAAACCGGTGAGGAGATTATGGAGATTTTCGCCGATCTGCACAAAGCCGGTAACACCATTATACTGGTCACACATGAGGAAGAATTGGCCGAGCACGCCAATCGCGTTTTGCGTCTCAAAGACGGATTCATCGATCATGATGGTGTCAATCAGAAAAAACAAGGCAAAGTGAATGCCGGAGCAAATACCTGA
- a CDS encoding efflux RND transporter periplasmic adaptor subunit has protein sequence MSKKKIIIGVVLLLVIGAMVFVNLRKRHGDVTKVTVTKVKKGSITESVSGSGYIQPELDVEISARISAEIIEIHIKEGDTVKKGELLVDLDRQRYEALLERAESGVLSAEATLKKAMADYNRIKQLYDQDLKSQAELDAAEADMMLAKSQLQQTRASLREAGDNLAKTRLVAPINGVVTKLNKEEGEIAVGSEFQADPIMTVSDLSQMEVLAEIDENDVVLVELDDIAKIEVDAIPDTALEGTVSEIAHTATTLGRGTQEQVTNFEVKIAITTPFKALRPGMSSTVDIETETRDSTLYVPIQCVTMREVDQDSTSRPKDKEEKQKVVFVVQADTVQLTPVTTGISSETDIEVLTGLQEGDQVVTGSYKVISQTLKGGDAVNIQKSPEKNDNSEE, from the coding sequence ATGTCAAAAAAGAAAATCATCATAGGAGTTGTACTTTTACTGGTTATTGGTGCGATGGTGTTTGTGAACCTGAGAAAACGCCACGGTGATGTTACCAAAGTCACCGTTACCAAAGTCAAAAAAGGCTCAATCACTGAATCCGTCTCCGGTTCCGGATATATACAGCCGGAATTGGACGTGGAAATTTCCGCAAGAATTTCCGCAGAGATTATAGAAATTCATATCAAAGAAGGGGATACCGTTAAGAAAGGTGAGCTTTTGGTTGATCTGGACCGGCAGCGTTATGAAGCTCTCCTGGAACGCGCCGAGTCGGGAGTGCTTTCTGCCGAAGCAACATTGAAAAAAGCAATGGCTGATTATAACCGCATTAAACAGTTATATGATCAGGATTTAAAATCTCAGGCTGAACTGGATGCCGCGGAAGCTGATATGATGCTGGCAAAGAGTCAGCTGCAGCAGACGCGCGCCTCTCTGCGTGAAGCCGGGGACAACCTGGCCAAAACCCGGCTTGTTGCTCCGATCAACGGTGTTGTGACCAAACTCAACAAGGAAGAAGGCGAAATTGCGGTGGGGTCTGAATTTCAGGCCGATCCTATTATGACTGTCTCTGACTTGAGTCAAATGGAGGTTTTGGCTGAAATTGATGAAAATGATGTTGTGCTCGTGGAATTGGATGATATTGCTAAAATCGAAGTGGATGCGATTCCCGATACGGCGCTGGAAGGCACAGTCTCGGAAATTGCCCATACGGCTACAACACTCGGACGCGGAACCCAGGAACAGGTGACCAATTTTGAAGTAAAAATCGCCATTACCACCCCGTTCAAAGCGCTCAGACCCGGAATGTCATCCACAGTAGACATTGAAACGGAAACAAGGGATTCGACGCTGTATGTGCCCATTCAATGTGTAACAATGCGGGAGGTTGATCAGGATTCCACATCCCGCCCAAAGGATAAAGAGGAAAAACAAAAAGTGGTCTTTGTGGTGCAAGCGGATACAGTACAGCTCACACCGGTGACGACAGGCATCAGCAGCGAAACAGACATTGAGGTCTTGACCGGACTGCAAGAGGGCGATCAGGTGGTTACCGGAAGCTACAAAGTGATTTCACAGACGCTGAAGGGCGGTGATGCCGTCAATATCCAAAAAAGCCCTGAAAAAAATGATAATTCAGAAGAGTGA